The nucleotide window GTGATGTAATAAGCGATCGCTTTCAGCGCGATGGTCAGCAGAGCCGCCGCCACCGATAGCCAGGCAAAGCGCGTCAGTTGAGCACGTTCCATAATGAAATTGTTAAGGCCGCCGCTATTGGTTGGCCGGGCCTGGCGTGTGCCGGGCAGAAATTATGTCCCGCACTGGACGTGCGGCGGGTCGGCGTAAAAACTCATACGGCGGAGCCCAGGCGCCAGCGCGAAAAACATCGGTCGCGATACCAAGCCTGAGAACCGGGTTGACATCCGTTTAGTATGTGGCAACCAAGCGACAGATGCATGAAGCTCCGCCCAGGCCAGCCGGTATCAACTGAAGATTTGTATTTAGCTGCACCGTTGATAAATGTTAATAACCGTTACGAACTACGCAAGCGGCAGCGTCGCGACAATACTCCATATCACGCTGACGTTGTAGGCAGGAGCGGCACCTGCGAGAACTACTTCACCTCGCCCACGGATTACGCGGTGGAGTGGCAGGCCGGACCGTAAAGGTAGCCAGGGGACAGGGATGTGCCCGTCCTGGGTATCATAAGAGATGTCATCTCGAACGTACGCGAGAAACCCTATACGATCGCGACATAGGAATCCTAATTCAGGATTTATTCACGCGGTCGAAATGACAAGAGTGAGTCGATCGAGCCTGCTGTAGAGTGGAGGTACCGCCATGGTCGAGCTATACCAGTTCCAGTTCTCACACTACTGCGAGAAAGCGCGGTGGGCGCTTGATTACAAAGGCATTCCGTACAAACCCCGCAATCTGCTCCCCGGCCTGCACGTAAATCCCACGCGAAAGCTGGCGCCCGACACGTCTCTGCCGATCCTCGTCGATGACGGTACCGCGGTGCAGGATTCCACGGCGATCATCGATTTTCTGGACAGGAAATATCCGCAGCGTCCACTCGTGCCGCAAGATCCCGCGCAGGCGAGAGAAGCGCTGGCGTGGGAAGAATACTTTGACGAGGAGGTCGGCGTGACCTTGCGTCTCTGGTTTTACTATCACGCGCTGCCTGATCGCAAGCGCGCGTTGCGTTTCATGCTCGATGGCGCGCCCTGGTACGGGAGGCCGGTACTCGCGGTGATATTTTCGCAGGTGCGACGCGTGATGATCGAGGCAATGAACATCAATCCGGACTCGGCCAGGGCCGCGGAGGAGCGACTCCTGGCCGCCTTAGAGATGCTGGACAACGCCTTACAAGATCGGCGGTTTCTCGTCGGTCATCAGTTTTCCAGGGCGGACTTGACCGCCTGCGCGCTGCTGTCGCCGTGGGTGTTGCCCAGCGAGGCAGAGGCGGCCAGCAATTTCCCAAAGCCCGCATGCGCGTTGCGTGACCAGCACAAGGCCCGTCCATTCTTCGGCTGGGTGCGGGATATCTACAAGGACTATCGGCAGCCAGCGCGGGCTGTAGCGCGGGCAGCGGCGTAAGCTACTCGCCCCACGCGAGCTCCCAGTCGCGCGCTAGAGCCGCATCAAAAGCCTTCCAGCACAATCTTGCCTTTCGCCCGATGCTGCTCAATGAAGCCGTGCGCGCGCTTGAGGTTTTCAGCATTGATGCGGCCAAAATGTTCGCCGAACGTGGTGCGTATTACATTGGTGTCAACCAGCCGCGCCGCGTCGCCCAGCAGTTCGTGTTGCGCGATCATGTCGGCGGTTTCGAAGAGCGCGCGGGTGAACATCAGCTCCCAGTGCAGGGACAGGCTTTTTTGTTTGAGCAGATTGATATCGAGCGAGGGCGGATCGTCGATTAGCCCGAAGCGGCCCTGCGGCGCGAGGGCCTTGACGATCTCCACAAAATGCGCGTCGCTGTGCGTGAGGCTCGCGACATACGTCACCTGCGGAATGTCGATGCGCCTGAGCTCGTCCGACAGCGGTTTGCCGTGGTCGATGACGTGGTGCGCGCCCAACTCGCGCACCCAATCCGCGGTCTCCGCGCGCGACGCCGTGCCGATCACTGTAAGACCGGTCAGCTTGCGCGCGAGTTGCGTGAGGATCGAACCCACGCCGCCGGCCGCGCCTACGATCAGCAAAGACTCGCCGGACGCCTGCTCGCCCCGCAGGACGCCGAGGCGATCGAACAACAGTTCCCAGGCGGTGATGGTGGTCAGCGGCAGCGCGGCCGCCTGCGCAAAGTCCAGCGATGACGGCTTGCGGCCCACGATGCGCTCGTCTACAAGATGCAGCTCGGCGTTGGTTCCCCGTCTTGCAATGGAGCCCGCGTACCAGACCTCGTCACAAGCCTTGAAGAGCTGTGCATCCGGACCGGATCCAATCACCACGCCGGCTGCGTCGAACCCGAGCACCTTCACCTCCCCCGAATCCGGCGCCGTTCTCTGGCGGACTTTTGTGTCGACCGGGTTGACCGACACGGCTTTTACCTGCACGAGCAAATCGCGGCCACCGGGTTCGGGGTCGGGCAACTCCACATCGAGCAAGGATTCCGCCGCCGATATCGGCAGCGGCTGGCGATAGCCGACTGCTTTCATGTTGACTCGCTTCCAGTTTCTTAACGCTACACGGTGACTACGATCTTGCCGAACTGCTCGTTGGACTCCATGTAGCGGTGCGCCTCGACGATCTCGTCCAGAGTGAAAGTTTTCGCGATGGTGGGTCTTAGGGCGCCCGATTCGAGGCCGCCGTTCACGTAGGCGCAGGCGCGCGCCAGCCGCTGCGGGTCGCGGCTGATCTCGAACAGCACGTAACCGCGCAGGCTCAACGACTTGTTCATTGCCATTATGGCGGGGAACGGCGTCGGCTGACCACTGAGCGCGCCATAAACGAACAGAATGCCGAAGCGCGCCATCGCCTGCGCCAGGGTCTCGACCTGCGGTCCGCCGACGGGATCGAAGACGATGCGCGCGCCGTGGTCGCCCGTGATGCGGTTAACCTCGGCGACCAGATCCTGTTCCTCGGTGACGATCACGTGCGCCGCGCTGGCTTCCAGCAAAGCGCCCCTTTTCGCGTCCGAGCGCGTGGTGGCGATGGTGGTGGCGCCGATGCTGTTGGCGATCTGGATCGCGGCCAGACCGACACTGCTGGATGCCGCCGGAATGATGACGGCGTCGTCGTGCTTGAGCTGGCCGACATCTACCAGCGCGCCGTACGCGGTCAGATACGGCATCCACACGGCCGCGGCGTGTACCGCGTCCAGACCGGCCGGCGTATTGACTACGGCAGCGGCCGGTACGACAGCCTGTTCGGCGTACACGCCATAGTCGTTCAGGGAAAACGCGGGCACCACGCTGACATGGTCGCCCGCGACGAAACTCTCAACGCCGCTGCCGACCGCATCGACAGTGCCAACGGCTTCATAACCGAGCCGCGCGGGCAGCCGCGTTTCTTCGAGATACATGCCGGAACGAAACATGGCCTCCGCGCGATTGAGGCCGATGGTTTCGATGTTCACGCGGATTTCGTCAGGCCCAGGCGCGGCGACCTCCATATCTTCGAACTTGAGCACCTCGGGACCGCCGGTTTCGTGAAAACGGACTACCTTGGTCATGCGCGGACTCCTGTGACTATTCTAAGTCCCGAACCCATGCAAGAATCGTTACCACCGGAGGAGTGCAGACCCGATCCTGAAAGCTGCGGATCGGCATCGCGTCCCGCGCGCCGTTAGCACGCTTTAATGCTCAGCGTTCCTGAATGGTCGGGCGGATCAGCAACTCGCTCACGTTCACGTGCGCAGGCTGGCTCACCGCGTAAAGAATCGCGTTGGCTATGTCCTCGGCCTCAAGAATATCGGCGTCCGGATCGTACAGCCCGCCCTTGCTGATGGCGGCCTCGCGGGAAGGATCGTGGCCGATGGAGTCCTTGAGTTCGGTGGCGACCGCGCCGGGTTCGACGTCGGTCACCCGTACACCGTACTGGATCATCTCGCGGCGCAGGCTGTCCGAAATGGCGCGCACCGCGAACTTGGTGCCGCAGTAAACCGCTGCACCGGGGAACGCGAAGCGTCCGGCCACCGAGCCGATGTTGACGATGTGCCCGCGTTTGCGCTCCGCCATGCCGGGCAGTACGGCGTGAATGGCGTACAGCAGGCCTTTGAGATTGACGTCGATGGTGCGCTCCCATTCGTCCACGCGACCTTCGAGCAGAGGTGCCAACGGCATTAGCCCGGCGTTGTTGATCAGAATATCCACGCCGCCGTCAGCATCCAGTTGCTCGCCGAGCCGCGCGACCGCCGCGCGGTCGGTTACATCGAGGGTACAAATCTCAGTTTTGCCGCCTTCGTTTTCGATTTTACTTGCAAGGTCTCGCAGTTTTTCCGCGCGCCTTGCGGACAAGATCGTGTGCGCGCCGTGCGCGGCCAGCACGCGCGCGGTGGCCGCGCCGATGCCGCTGCTGGCGCCGGTGATCCACACGCGTCGTTCGGACAGGTTCGCCATGCGTTACCTCCTGAAAGTTTCGTGCTTCGGGAACGGTTGATTGTGGGCTGCCGGGTTGCGCGAGTGGCGCAACGGTTCGACGCACGTGATGGCGTCGTCGCCCGCGCGCGGCGACGGTCAACCCGTCGCGCGCGTAAACGAGCGGGATGTTATCCCTTGCAATTGCTCCAGAACGGCCTGTGCCGCCGGCACCGACGAAGCCGGGTTTTGCCCCGTGATCAAATTCCCGTCGGCCACCGCCAGCGGTTGCCAGTCATCGACCATGGAATAGCGACCGCCCAGACTTTTAAGCATATCCTCGACCAGGAATGGAACGGTGTCCGCGAGCCCGGTGGCGGTCTCTTCGCTGTTGGTGAAGCCGGCCACTGCCATGCCCTCGACCAGCGGCGCGCCATCCGGCGTCTTGACGTGACACAAGACACCGGGCGCGTGACACACGAGCGCCACCGGTTTGCCGGAGGCGTACATGGCCTCGATCAGAGCGATCGAGTGTTTGTCTTCCGCGAGATCCCACAGCGGCCCATGACCGCCCGGGTAGAACACCGCGTCGAAATCCCGCGGGTTGACGTCCGCCAGCCTGAGCGTGCTGGTGAGCGCCGCTTGCGCTTGTGCGTCCTGACTGAAACGTCTGGTCACCTCGGTTTGCGCATCCGGCTCGTCGCTCTTGGGGTCCAGCGGCGGTTGCCCGCCGGCAGGCGATGCGAGCGTAATCGCAGCGCCCGCATCGCGGAACACAAAGTACGGCGCGGCCAGTTCCTCCAGCCAGAAGCCGGTCTTCTTGCTGGTATCGCCCAGCCGGTCGTGCGAGGTTAAAACCATCAGGATTTTCATCGTTACCTTTATCTCGTAGCCGTTTCGTTGCTCAGCAAGTAATTTAGGCTGCCGGATTACCTGCGGTATGTCTGCTGATAAGTGTCAGAGTCAGTTGTTCGCTGCATCTCAGCGGCGCGGCGATCTGGTGACGATTCTTGTCCGGATGCGCGATCATCGCCGCCTGCACCATTTCTCGCGTGATATCCGCGCGCTTACGCCGGGACACGTTCTCAGCCATGATGCGGGTGTATCTTTAAAATAAAGTATGTCGGCGATGTTGATCACCAGAAAACCACCCGGTTTCAATATCGTCATGTGAGCCTCTAAGGTCCGTCGCAGCAGCGCCTTCCATTCGATGAAAGACCTGGCGCGCCCATACACCTTGCCCACGTAATAAGGCGGGGGCGTCACCGCCCGTCCGCATCCTTCGGACACAACGCTGCTTCCACCGCCTGATCGACCCGCTCGATCCACACGAAACGCAGGCGCTTGCGCGCGCCTTCCGGAACTTCGTCGAGTTCCTTTTGATTGCGCGCGGGCAACAGCACGGTTTCCAGACCGGCGCGCGCCGCCGCCAGCACTTTTTCCTTGATGCCGCCCACCGGCAGCACCAGTCCGCGCAGGCTGATCTCGCCGGTCATGGCCGTGTCGTTGCGCACCGGCCGTCCGGTTAGCAGCGACGCGAGCGCGATGAACATCGCCACACCGGCGCTGGGGCCGTCCTTGGGGATGGCGCCGGCCGGCACGTGAATATGGATGTCGTGCTTGTCGAAACTGTCCGCGTCGGCGCCGAAGTCGCTCGCGCGCGACTTCACCAGGCTCAAAGCCGCCTGCGCGCTCTCTTTCATCACGTCGCCCAGCTGACCGGTGAGGATCAGTTTGCCGGTGCCGGGCGCGCGACTGCTTTCCACGAACAGGATATCGCCGCCCACCGGCGTCCAGGCGAGCCCGGTCGCCACACCGGGGACGCTGGTGCGCATCGCGATTTCGCTTTCGAACCTCTTGGGCCCCAGGATTTCCGCAAGGTCGGCCGCGTCGATGCGCACGTGCTGCGTTTCGCCTTCGGCGATGCGCATGGCGGCGCGACGGAAGCAGCTGCCGATTTCGCGCTCCAGATTGCGTACACCCGCCTCACGCGTGTAGTCGTGAATGATCGCGCCGATTGCGTCGTCGGTGATTTCGCATTGCTGCTCGGTGAGACCATTCGCCTCTAACTGGCGGCCGACCAGATAGCGCCGCGCGATCTGCACCTTCTCCTCTTCCGTGTAACCGGGGAGATGAATGACCTCCATTCGGTCGCGCAACGGGCCGGGGATAGTGTCCAGCATGTTGGCGGTGCCGATGAACATCACCTGCGACAGATCGAAGGGTACGGCGAGATAATTGTCGCGAAAGGTCGAGTTCTGTTCGGGGTCCAGCACCTCCAGTAGCGCGGACGCGGGGTCGCCCTGAAATCCCGCGCCCAGTTTGTCCATTTCGTCGAGCATGAACACGGGGTTGCGGGTGCCAGCCTTGCGGATGGCCTGAATGATATTGCCGGGCAGAGCGCCGATGTAGGTGCGGCGATGCCCGCGAATCTCGGCCTCGTCGTGCACGCCGCCCAGACTGATGCGCATGAATTTGCGGCCGGTGGCGCGCGCGATGCTCTGGCCCAGCGAGGTCTTGCCGACGCCGGGCGGACCGACGAAGCACAGGATGGGGCTGCGGCCGCTGGCCTTGAGCTTGCGCACCGCCAGATATTCGAGGATACGGCGCTTGATCTTGGCCAGGCCGTAGTGATCCTCGTCCAGGATTTTCCGCGCCTCCCCGATATCGATGTCACTCTCCGACATCACCGACCACGGCAGCTCGGTCAGCCACTCCACATAGCCGCGCAACATGGCATATTCGGCCGCGGCTTCCGGCATGCGCTCCAGCCGCTGCAGTTCCTTGCGCGCGTGCTTTTCGGTCTCTTCCGGCATCTTGGCCGCCTCTATCGCCCGGGCCAGTTCGTCGATGTCTTCCGAGTGTCCCTCGTCTTCGCCCAGCTCCTTCTGGATGGTCTTAAGCTGCTCGCGTAACAGGTATTCACGCTGCCGCGCGCCCATGCTCTCCTTGGTGCGCGTGTCGATGTCGCGCGACAGGCGCAGCACTTCCAGCCGGTGCGCGAGCAGGGTGGACACGCGGTCGAGGCGCTCCTTGACGTCGAAGATCTCCATTACCTCCTGTTTTTCTTCGAGTTTGAGGTCCATGAAATGCGCGACTAGATCCGCCAGCGCGCCGGGCGATTTCACGCCCTGTACGGCGCCGATCAGCTCCGCGGGCGCCTGCGACGAAAGCTGCAGTGCCTCCACGGCGCGTTCCCGCAGGTTCAAAAGCTGCGCTTCCGCTTCCTTGTCCATGACTTCGGCTTCCGTCTGTTCGATGCGCTCGTAACGGCACACCATGAACGGGTAGCCGTCCAGAAACTGCGTGATACGGAAGCGCTGCTCGCCCTGCGCGACGATGTGATGACCGCCGTCAGGCGCGGTGATGTAGCGCAGAATGCCGGTCAGGGTGCCGACCCAGTACAGGTCGTCGGGTCCGGGCTTATCTGTTGTGAGATCGCGCTGCAACACCACGCCGACATGGCGCTCGCCGCGCGCGCCGGCCTGTGCGGCGGCGATCGATATGTCGCGGCTGAGCGAAATCGGCAGGATCACACCCGGAAACAGCACCAGTCCGCGCACGGGAATGATCGGCATGGCGTCATCGGGAATGGCCCGCGCTTGTGTCGCCTCGTCGACGGCAGTGTCGCGCGGCTTGGGGTCTACCGGTTGCTGGTGCTGCGGAGCGTCGTTTCGCAGACCTTCAATTTCCATCGCTGAACTCCTTAGCGCTTGTGCAAGGTCAAAGAGAGCAGGCCGTTTTCGAACACGCTCTGCGCCAGCTTGAGTTCGCGCAGGGGCAACCGCATGCGCCGTTCGAAACGCCCGTAAGGAATCTCGAGGCGATGGATCAGCGCGCTGGGCGGCGACGACAGCCGCACGCCACTGACGGACAACACATCGCTCTCTAGCGTCACCTGTACCTGATCCGGAGCCACCCCCGGCAGCGCGATGCAGATCGAGACCTCTTCGTCGGTTTCGAAGATGTCGGTGGGCGGCTCCCACGCGGGCGCCTGGTTCCGCACACCCACCCGAAAAAACTGCCGCTGCAGGCGATCCGCCTGATCGATGAGCTGGCAGGCTTCCGCCCACATCCAGCCGGAAATTTCGCTGTCTTTCATAATTCTTATGCCGCTATGGTGGGACTTACATTTTCCCCGGCAAAGCCTGGGGGCTTGATTGCTGAACGCCTCAATTGCGCCGTTAAAACCATTGGCCGCTCAAGGCGACGGAGTACCAATCCTTCTCCCTTTGACGGAGCGGGTGAGCCGGCCATCTGGCCCTTGCTTCGATGGCGCTCACCTTAAGTTTATATGTCGCGGATTATACGCATTGCCGCCGCCGATGCCGACCGGGAAGTGCGAGTGGGCGCGGCAAATATTTATCCTTCACGGACGCCGCGCAGCAGCATCCAGCCGACAGTGCCGGAAATCACCGAGGCCAGCATCACGCTGAATTTCGCCAGCGGCAGAAGGTCGGAGCCTGCGAAGGCGACGTCGGCGATCAAGAACGACATGGTAAAGCCGATGCCGCACAAAAAGCCCGCACCGACGACCTGCCGCCAGCCAAAGTCGTCGGGCTTGGCCGCAAACCCCGCGCGCACCGCCAGCCACGCGCCCAGGGTGACACCAAGCGGTTTACCCAGCGCCAGGCCGGCGATAATGCCTAAGCCCACCGGCTGCAGTACGTCCAGCGCATCGGCGCTCAAGGTGATGCCAACGTTGGCCAGCGCGAACAGCGGCAACACCAGATAGGCCGACCACTGTTGCAGATCGCGCTCCAGACGCTGCGACGGCGACAGCATGCGTTCGACCATGCTCTCCAGCGCGCGCACCGCGGATTGGTAGCGGCTTTCGCTGCGCTCACCGATCGCCGGCGACTCCATGCTGTGAAAGATCGCCTGACTCTGGCCCAGCAAGGTATACGTATTCGGTGAGCTGCGAGTGGGAATGGTAAACGCCAGCAACACGCCGGCCAGGGTGGGGTGCAGGCCGGAATAAAGCACCGCCATCCACAAAGCGATGCCGGTCACAGCGTACGGCAGCGGCCGGTACACGCGCATCCAGTTGAGTATCAGGGCCACGCCGAAAAAAGCGACCGCCACGGCGATGCTCACAAGCGCAAGATCGTCCGTGTAAAACACGGCGATTACCAGGATCGCGCCCACGTCGTCGGCGATCGCCGCGGCCGCCACGAAGATGCGCAGCGACAGCGGCACTGTACGGCCCAGCATCGCCAACAGGCCCAGCGCAAAAGCCGTGTCAGTCGCGATCGGTACGCCCCAGGCCGAACTGTCCGGTCCGCCGGAGTTGAATATGAGATAGGTCAGGGCGGGGCACAGCATGCCGCCCAGCGCGGCGGCAATTGGCAGGGCGGCCTGCCGGCGTTCGGTCAAATGCCCGACGGTAAGTTCGCGTTTGATCTCAAGGCCGACCACGAAGAAGAATATGACAATAAGCCCGTCGTTGACCCATTCGTGCAGCGACAGGCCCAGCGCGTGCCGGCCCAGGGTGATGGCGAGCTCCGTTTCCCACAGTGCCGTATACGCCTCGCGCCAGGGCGAGTTGGCCCACAGCAGCGCCACGAGCGCGCCGATGAGCATGAGCAACCCGCTGGACGCGGACAGGCCCGCGAACTGCTCGGCCAACAGGCGAATCTTCCAGCCCAGCGGCCGCTCGATCGCCTCCAGCACGGATTCCTGATCCCAGGGGCCGTCGT belongs to Gammaproteobacteria bacterium and includes:
- the lon gene encoding endopeptidase La; this encodes MEIEGLRNDAPQHQQPVDPKPRDTAVDEATQARAIPDDAMPIIPVRGLVLFPGVILPISLSRDISIAAAQAGARGERHVGVVLQRDLTTDKPGPDDLYWVGTLTGILRYITAPDGGHHIVAQGEQRFRITQFLDGYPFMVCRYERIEQTEAEVMDKEAEAQLLNLRERAVEALQLSSQAPAELIGAVQGVKSPGALADLVAHFMDLKLEEKQEVMEIFDVKERLDRVSTLLAHRLEVLRLSRDIDTRTKESMGARQREYLLREQLKTIQKELGEDEGHSEDIDELARAIEAAKMPEETEKHARKELQRLERMPEAAAEYAMLRGYVEWLTELPWSVMSESDIDIGEARKILDEDHYGLAKIKRRILEYLAVRKLKASGRSPILCFVGPPGVGKTSLGQSIARATGRKFMRISLGGVHDEAEIRGHRRTYIGALPGNIIQAIRKAGTRNPVFMLDEMDKLGAGFQGDPASALLEVLDPEQNSTFRDNYLAVPFDLSQVMFIGTANMLDTIPGPLRDRMEVIHLPGYTEEEKVQIARRYLVGRQLEANGLTEQQCEITDDAIGAIIHDYTREAGVRNLEREIGSCFRRAAMRIAEGETQHVRIDAADLAEILGPKRFESEIAMRTSVPGVATGLAWTPVGGDILFVESSRAPGTGKLILTGQLGDVMKESAQAALSLVKSRASDFGADADSFDKHDIHIHVPAGAIPKDGPSAGVAMFIALASLLTGRPVRNDTAMTGEISLRGLVLPVGGIKEKVLAAARAGLETVLLPARNQKELDEVPEGARKRLRFVWIERVDQAVEAALCPKDADGR
- a CDS encoding SDR family oxidoreductase, which codes for MANLSERRVWITGASSGIGAATARVLAAHGAHTILSARRAEKLRDLASKIENEGGKTEICTLDVTDRAAVARLGEQLDADGGVDILINNAGLMPLAPLLEGRVDEWERTIDVNLKGLLYAIHAVLPGMAERKRGHIVNIGSVAGRFAFPGAAVYCGTKFAVRAISDSLRREMIQYGVRVTDVEPGAVATELKDSIGHDPSREAAISKGGLYDPDADILEAEDIANAILYAVSQPAHVNVSELLIRPTIQER
- a CDS encoding zinc-binding alcohol dehydrogenase family protein; its protein translation is MKAVGYRQPLPISAAESLLDVELPDPEPGGRDLLVQVKAVSVNPVDTKVRQRTAPDSGEVKVLGFDAAGVVIGSGPDAQLFKACDEVWYAGSIARRGTNAELHLVDERIVGRKPSSLDFAQAAALPLTTITAWELLFDRLGVLRGEQASGESLLIVGAAGGVGSILTQLARKLTGLTVIGTASRAETADWVRELGAHHVIDHGKPLSDELRRIDIPQVTYVASLTHSDAHFVEIVKALAPQGRFGLIDDPPSLDINLLKQKSLSLHWELMFTRALFETADMIAQHELLGDAARLVDTNVIRTTFGEHFGRINAENLKRAHGFIEQHRAKGKIVLEGF
- the nhaA gene encoding Na+/H+ antiporter NhaA yields the protein MPTPPPRLQPPVDTVRDHISGPVDARVTLLEYGDYQCAYCRRAHAGIMELRDERLPGQLRYVFRHFPNERLHPQAQLAAEAAEAAAAQDRFWDMHEHLFAHQDALDRDSLVQGARELGLDAERFAHELDDHTHAGRVRADFDSAEQSGARATPTFFVNDRRYDGPWDQESVLEAIERPLGWKIRLLAEQFAGLSASSGLLMLIGALVALLWANSPWREAYTALWETELAITLGRHALGLSLHEWVNDGLIVIFFFVVGLEIKRELTVGHLTERRQAALPIAAALGGMLCPALTYLIFNSGGPDSSAWGVPIATDTAFALGLLAMLGRTVPLSLRIFVAAAAIADDVGAILVIAVFYTDDLALVSIAVAVAFFGVALILNWMRVYRPLPYAVTGIALWMAVLYSGLHPTLAGVLLAFTIPTRSSPNTYTLLGQSQAIFHSMESPAIGERSESRYQSAVRALESMVERMLSPSQRLERDLQQWSAYLVLPLFALANVGITLSADALDVLQPVGLGIIAGLALGKPLGVTLGAWLAVRAGFAAKPDDFGWRQVVGAGFLCGIGFTMSFLIADVAFAGSDLLPLAKFSVMLASVISGTVGWMLLRGVREG
- a CDS encoding Hsp20/alpha crystallin family protein; amino-acid sequence: MKDSEISGWMWAEACQLIDQADRLQRQFFRVGVRNQAPAWEPPTDIFETDEEVSICIALPGVAPDQVQVTLESDVLSVSGVRLSSPPSALIHRLEIPYGRFERRMRLPLRELKLAQSVFENGLLSLTLHKR
- a CDS encoding zinc-dependent alcohol dehydrogenase family protein; protein product: MTKVVRFHETGGPEVLKFEDMEVAAPGPDEIRVNIETIGLNRAEAMFRSGMYLEETRLPARLGYEAVGTVDAVGSGVESFVAGDHVSVVPAFSLNDYGVYAEQAVVPAAAVVNTPAGLDAVHAAAVWMPYLTAYGALVDVGQLKHDDAVIIPAASSSVGLAAIQIANSIGATTIATTRSDAKRGALLEASAAHVIVTEEQDLVAEVNRITGDHGARIVFDPVGGPQVETLAQAMARFGILFVYGALSGQPTPFPAIMAMNKSLSLRGYVLFEISRDPQRLARACAYVNGGLESGALRPTIAKTFTLDEIVEAHRYMESNEQFGKIVVTV
- a CDS encoding glutathione S-transferase, giving the protein MVELYQFQFSHYCEKARWALDYKGIPYKPRNLLPGLHVNPTRKLAPDTSLPILVDDGTAVQDSTAIIDFLDRKYPQRPLVPQDPAQAREALAWEEYFDEEVGVTLRLWFYYHALPDRKRALRFMLDGAPWYGRPVLAVIFSQVRRVMIEAMNINPDSARAAEERLLAALEMLDNALQDRRFLVGHQFSRADLTACALLSPWVLPSEAEAASNFPKPACALRDQHKARPFFGWVRDIYKDYRQPARAVARAAA
- a CDS encoding type 1 glutamine amidotransferase domain-containing protein, coding for MKILMVLTSHDRLGDTSKKTGFWLEELAAPYFVFRDAGAAITLASPAGGQPPLDPKSDEPDAQTEVTRRFSQDAQAQAALTSTLRLADVNPRDFDAVFYPGGHGPLWDLAEDKHSIALIEAMYASGKPVALVCHAPGVLCHVKTPDGAPLVEGMAVAGFTNSEETATGLADTVPFLVEDMLKSLGGRYSMVDDWQPLAVADGNLITGQNPASSVPAAQAVLEQLQGITSRSFTRATG